The genomic region TCAAATATAAATATGTAGTCATTTTTGCTCCCATATTCTTTATTATGATTACTGTGGGATTATTAAAAGGAGGATTTATTAATTATACCTTCTTCCCAGCCATGGAATTCGACCAGATTACTGTTAATGTAGCCTATAAGCCTGGTAGTGGTGAGAAAAGAACCATCGAAACCTTAAAGATGATAGAAAATAAGGTTTGGGAGGTGAATAAAGAAATTATGGAAGAGTTTAATGATACTTCTTCTTTTGTAGACTTTACTTTTGTAGGTTTAGGTGGTGCATTCGATGGAACCGAATCTGGAGCTCATGCGGGTAACTTATTTATTACCATGAGAGATATGGAAGGAAGTCCCATAAAAACCACCGATATTGCCAAAAGAATCAGTAAATCCATAGGGAAGATTCCAGATGTTGAGAAATTTGCAGTAGGGGGAAGAAATCGTTGGGGCTCACCTGTTTCTATTAGTATTTTAGGAAAAGATTTGGAAGAATTAGAACATGCCAAACAATTCTTAATGCAGCGATTGAATGAAATCACGGAGCTTAAAGATGTTACTGAAAACAATTCTGTTGGAAAAAGAGAAGTACGCTTAGAGTTAAAACCAAAAGCATACCTATTGGGATTAAATAGAGCGCAGATTGCTTCACAAGTACGACAAGGTTTTTATGGTGACCAAGCACAGCGCCTTCAAATAGGAAGAGACGAAGTTAGAGTCTGGGTGAGATATCCAAAATCTGATAGACTGAATTTAAGTCAGCTGGATTTTATGAAGATAAAGACTCCAGCTGGAGAATATCCTCTTAACGAATTGGCTTATTATGATATAGAACGTGGTCCTGTGAGTATTAAGCATTATAATGGAGCTCGTGAAGTTAGAATCGATGCCGATTTAACCGATTTCTATGCGCCCGTTCCTCCAATTTTAGCTCGTATTAACGAAACTATTATCCCTGAATTAGAACAGAAGTTTAGAGGCGTAAAAATTGAATATCAAGGGCAGCAAAGAGATAGTAACGATGCCACCAACGAAATGGGTAAGTATTTTGGTGTGGCCTTTATGATTATGATTTTCCTTATCATGATTCACTTTAAATCATTTACTCAGGGATTGATTGTATTGATGATGATTCCTCTAGGGTGGTTAGGTGCAGTTTGGGGGCATGGTATCGAAGGTTTCCCAGTTTCTATGCTTTCTGCTTGGGGCATGGTAGCCCTATCTGGGGTGATTATCAACGATGCGGTGGTGTTCTTGGCTAAATATAATAGCTTGATTTTAGAGGGCTTTAAAGTGAAAGAAGCGGTATATAAAGCTGGGACGGCTCGTTTTAGAGCCATATTATTAACGACTGTCACTACAGTAGCGGGTTTATATCCATTAATACTCGAAAAGAGTTTCCAAGCTCAGTTCTTAATTCCTATGGCTATTTCATTGGCATTTGGTGTATTGTTTGGAACCACATTTATCTTGTTATTCTTCCCAAGTTTAATTTTGGTTTTAAACGATATGAAGAAGTTATATGCGGGTATTAAACTTTGGATAAGTCCAAGAATGGTAGAAGAGAATGGTGAATTTAAAGAGCTTCCTTTTGCTTGGCCAAGTGCCGAAGAAGTGGAGCCAGCCATGCGTGATAGTAAAAGAGTAATCCAATAATTTATTGATCAGAAAAATGAGAATATTAAAATATATATCAGTGGTGTTGCTTTTGGCTTTTGC from Lentimicrobium sp. L6 harbors:
- a CDS encoding efflux RND transporter permease subunit — protein: MRNLVSTFVKYPFYANLIIVILVIAGGFSLSNMKKSFFPERSTTTINVQVFYPGASPKEMEEGITTRVEESLRGLVGIKEITSSSSENFASVRIETTGKYDIDLTLAEIKNAVDGISSFPVDAEKPIVFKRRAVTQAGFIGLSGDVDQITLKRMANEIENDFYSSGKISQLNVSGLPPLEIAVEVSQENLQRYGLSISEVSSAIRSNNLDISGGLIRNDHEEILIRSRYRSVDPDVIADLVIRSSNDGSSLRIRDIGTVKLQFAETPSLSLQNGKPSVSFQVNKLGEEDLDEISTFLHDYVAEFNRIHDNVRMDFTYDFLTMLKSRLNLLYSNGGIGLLLVLLALGLFLNLRLSFWVAFGIPASFLGMFVVAAAMGVTINMISLFGMILVIGILVDDGIVIAENIYSHFETGKTPMRAAVDGTMEVMPAIITSVLTTIVAFSPLLLLTGQMEMMYEMAFVVTVSLGISLFEAFFVLPAHLGNAKVLKRKDRRSKFTIRPQLEKFIDFMRYKLYGNALKVVIKYKYVVIFAPIFFIMITVGLLKGGFINYTFFPAMEFDQITVNVAYKPGSGEKRTIETLKMIENKVWEVNKEIMEEFNDTSSFVDFTFVGLGGAFDGTESGAHAGNLFITMRDMEGSPIKTTDIAKRISKSIGKIPDVEKFAVGGRNRWGSPVSISILGKDLEELEHAKQFLMQRLNEITELKDVTENNSVGKREVRLELKPKAYLLGLNRAQIASQVRQGFYGDQAQRLQIGRDEVRVWVRYPKSDRLNLSQLDFMKIKTPAGEYPLNELAYYDIERGPVSIKHYNGAREVRIDADLTDFYAPVPPILARINETIIPELEQKFRGVKIEYQGQQRDSNDATNEMGKYFGVAFMIMIFLIMIHFKSFTQGLIVLMMIPLGWLGAVWGHGIEGFPVSMLSAWGMVALSGVIINDAVVFLAKYNSLILEGFKVKEAVYKAGTARFRAILLTTVTTVAGLYPLILEKSFQAQFLIPMAISLAFGVLFGTTFILLFFPSLILVLNDMKKLYAGIKLWISPRMVEENGEFKELPFAWPSAEEVEPAMRDSKRVIQ